One genomic region from Bacillota bacterium encodes:
- a CDS encoding desulfoferrodoxin — MTTVLEIHQCQICGNTVEMIRAGQGQLVCCGQPMKLLVENTVDASREKHVPVVEKTADGFKVKIGAVAHPMEEKHFIEWIEIIADGKAYRRFLKPGEAPEAVFQIDAPEVTGRALCNLHGLWKG, encoded by the coding sequence ATGACCACGGTCCTCGAGATTCATCAGTGCCAGATCTGCGGGAACACGGTGGAGATGATCCGGGCGGGCCAGGGTCAGCTGGTCTGCTGCGGCCAGCCGATGAAGCTCCTCGTCGAGAACACCGTCGACGCCTCCAGGGAGAAGCACGTCCCGGTGGTCGAGAAGACCGCCGACGGGTTCAAGGTCAAGATCGGCGCGGTGGCCCACCCGATGGAGGAGAAGCACTTCATCGAGTGGATTGAAATCATCGCTGACGGCAAAGCTTATCGCCGGTTCCTCAAGCCGGGCGAAGCCCCCGAGGCCGTCTTCCAGATCGACGCCCCCGAGGTGACCGGCCGCGCCCTGTGCAACCTCCACGGCCTCTGGAAAGGGTGA